A portion of the Oxynema aestuarii AP17 genome contains these proteins:
- a CDS encoding L-threonylcarbamoyladenylate synthase yields the protein MTLVSPDTLISGARAGQLVSFPTDTVPALAARSDRAELIFTAKQRSPDKPLILMGASLEDLMPYVLGSAVELEAWRALARRYWPGALTLVLPASAAVPRAMNPLDPSTIGLRVPDCAIAREILAQTGPLATTSANLSGQPPLQRLAEIDRAFDGVLTLDPEAIGPLPPASGLPSTVAKWIGDRWEILRQGSVNLQLPT from the coding sequence ATGACCCTAGTTTCCCCCGACACCTTAATTTCAGGCGCCCGCGCCGGACAGCTCGTCAGTTTTCCCACCGATACCGTTCCGGCCCTCGCGGCCCGCAGCGATCGCGCCGAGCTGATTTTTACCGCCAAACAGCGCAGCCCGGACAAGCCCCTCATTTTAATGGGCGCCAGCCTCGAAGACTTGATGCCTTACGTCCTCGGATCCGCCGTCGAATTAGAAGCGTGGCGGGCTCTCGCCCGTCGATACTGGCCCGGGGCGCTGACCTTAGTGCTGCCCGCCTCGGCGGCAGTTCCCCGGGCGATGAACCCCCTCGATCCGTCTACCATCGGTCTGAGGGTTCCCGATTGCGCGATCGCCCGCGAAATCCTCGCCCAAACTGGACCGTTAGCCACCACCAGCGCTAATTTAAGCGGTCAGCCGCCCTTACAACGGCTTGCGGAGATCGATCGCGCCTTTGACGGCGTACTGACCTTGGATCCCGAGGCGATCGGCCCTTTACCCCCCGCCAGTGGCTTACCCTCTACCGTCGCCAAATGGATCGGCGATCGGTGGGAAATCCTGCGTCAAGGCTCGGTCAACTTACAATTGCCCACTTAA